One region of Qipengyuania gaetbuli genomic DNA includes:
- a CDS encoding sensor histidine kinase, producing MASSVVSASKNKAARSTSPPPLSDFGALQLAGDAFHALADTMPQIVWSTLPDGSHDYYNARWYEFTGVPIGSTDGEGWAALFHPEDQPNAWAKWRHSLETGEPYEVEYRLRHHSGEYRWMIGRASPIYNGQGTIQRWIGTCTDVDDQKAIALQNEILSQELSHRIKNIFAIISGLVSLSARAEPALSSLAKELLGRISALGRAHEFVRPHTEKSRPIVGDGHFSALLEQIFIAYHAYSEGRITVSGSEIPVDSKAATPVALVFHELATNAIKYGSLSSDKGTVSIKVNQSDEFAQIIWREEGDSCREPQAMAAGFGTRLIDMAVRQQLGGDYTRRWSDKGLRMEVKIPLKRLRAS from the coding sequence GCAGGCGATGCGTTTCATGCGCTCGCCGACACCATGCCACAGATTGTTTGGTCAACCCTCCCGGATGGATCACACGACTATTACAACGCTCGCTGGTACGAATTTACCGGAGTTCCGATAGGTTCAACAGATGGTGAGGGCTGGGCTGCACTTTTCCATCCCGAGGATCAACCAAACGCATGGGCGAAGTGGCGACATAGTCTGGAGACCGGTGAGCCTTACGAGGTCGAGTATCGTTTAAGGCATCATAGTGGAGAGTACCGATGGATGATCGGACGTGCTTCCCCCATCTACAACGGCCAAGGTACGATCCAGCGCTGGATAGGCACGTGCACGGATGTGGATGACCAAAAGGCGATCGCGTTACAGAACGAAATTCTCAGCCAGGAACTCAGCCATCGGATCAAGAACATTTTCGCGATCATCTCAGGACTGGTCAGCCTTTCGGCTCGCGCGGAGCCCGCTCTGAGTTCTCTTGCCAAGGAACTTCTGGGGCGTATCTCAGCCCTTGGCCGCGCCCACGAATTTGTACGCCCACACACCGAGAAATCGCGCCCGATCGTAGGCGACGGGCATTTCTCAGCTCTACTTGAGCAAATTTTCATCGCTTACCACGCGTATTCGGAGGGCAGGATCACGGTCAGTGGCTCGGAGATTCCAGTCGATAGCAAGGCAGCAACCCCCGTCGCTCTCGTGTTCCACGAGCTGGCTACCAACGCGATCAAGTATGGTTCGCTTTCAAGCGACAAAGGGACCGTGAGTATAAAAGTTAATCAATCTGACGAGTTCGCGCAGATAATTTGGCGAGAAGAAGGTGATTCGTGTCGTGAACCGCAAGCCATGGCTGCAGGCTTTGGGACGCGTCTGATCGATATGGCGGTGCGCCAACAACTTGGTGGGGATTATACCAGACGGTGGTCGGACAAAGGTCTTCGCATGGAAGTTAAGATTCCACTGAAACGCCTGAGAGCTTCTTAG
- a CDS encoding response regulator produces MKPSILIIEDEFLISAEMEEVIRDLGYVSAGTADDLESALSLASDEIDVALVDVNLADGATGPEIGARLAREYDMQVVFVTANPQQLSAGVPGTLGAVEKPVDLRVLDEVLEFAFAYKRGLTPTPPPRLQMFQAI; encoded by the coding sequence ATGAAACCCTCCATCCTGATAATCGAAGATGAATTCCTTATATCTGCCGAAATGGAAGAGGTCATTCGAGACCTCGGCTATGTGTCTGCCGGGACTGCGGATGATCTCGAAAGCGCGTTGAGCCTCGCCTCGGACGAGATCGATGTTGCGCTAGTGGACGTCAATCTCGCTGATGGCGCCACCGGTCCGGAGATCGGTGCCCGCCTTGCGCGAGAGTATGACATGCAGGTCGTTTTCGTGACTGCAAACCCGCAGCAATTGTCAGCAGGAGTCCCTGGAACGCTAGGAGCCGTGGAAAAGCCTGTAGACCTGAGAGTGTTGGACGAGGTGCTTGAGTTTGCGTTTGCTTACAAGCGCGGGTTGACCCCGACGCCGCCACCACGTCTTCAAATGTTTCAGGCGATCTAA
- a CDS encoding ArsR/SmtB family transcription factor, with protein sequence MQADRVIRALSALAQEHRLAAFRLLVQAGDQGVAAGVLAEKLDVPPSSMSFHLAQLANAGLVTQRRESRSIIYSADYAAMNGLMGYLTENCCGGISCSENAEYFPSSQRKSA encoded by the coding sequence ATGCAAGCCGATCGCGTCATCCGCGCCCTCTCAGCCTTGGCACAGGAACACCGCCTCGCTGCATTCCGGCTCTTGGTGCAAGCGGGCGATCAAGGAGTCGCTGCCGGCGTGCTGGCCGAAAAGCTCGACGTTCCCCCATCGTCCATGAGCTTCCACTTGGCCCAGCTCGCCAATGCGGGATTGGTAACCCAGCGGCGCGAAAGTCGCTCCATCATTTATTCGGCGGACTATGCCGCGATGAACGGCCTGATGGGCTACCTCACCGAAAACTGCTGCGGCGGCATTTCCTGCTCCGAAAACGCCGAGTACTTTCCTTCCTCCCAACGAAAGAGCGCGTGA
- a CDS encoding ArsI/CadI family heavy metal resistance metalloenzyme, with the protein MKRFHVHVGVTDIDKSITFYSSLFGSDPTIVKADYAKWMLDDPRINFAISMREDAAKGIEHVGLQVEDKTELEEVYGRLRAADRPVLEEGATTCCYAQSEKSWIADPDGVVWEAFLTDGESTTYGGNPDLHQLASADAASSACCAPQLTPAKTSCC; encoded by the coding sequence ATGAAACGCTTTCATGTGCATGTGGGCGTGACCGACATCGACAAGTCGATCACGTTCTATTCCAGTCTATTTGGCTCCGATCCCACGATCGTAAAGGCGGATTACGCCAAGTGGATGCTCGACGATCCCCGCATCAATTTTGCGATCTCGATGCGCGAGGATGCGGCCAAGGGCATCGAGCACGTCGGCTTACAGGTCGAGGACAAGACCGAACTCGAAGAGGTCTATGGCCGCCTAAGAGCTGCAGACCGTCCCGTGCTCGAAGAAGGTGCAACGACCTGTTGCTATGCGCAATCGGAAAAGAGCTGGATCGCCGATCCCGATGGCGTGGTGTGGGAAGCCTTTCTTACCGATGGCGAGAGCACGACCTACGGCGGCAATCCTGATCTCCATCAACTTGCCTCCGCCGACGCCGCGTCGAGCGCTTGCTGTGCACCGCAGCTCACTCCCGCCAAGACCTCCTGCTGCTGA
- a CDS encoding arsenate reductase ArsC has translation MSDQPLNVLFLCTGNSARSILGEAILNHDGEGRFKAYSAGSNPTGTVNPWAIHTLKALGYPADGYSSKSWSDFAHGPEFDLIFTVCDSAAAETCPIWPGRPTSAHWGIPDPAAAEGSDAEKAAAFLDAFRMLKRRIDLMLALPIASLEQIALRERLQAIGKDADKQ, from the coding sequence ATGTCCGATCAACCGCTGAACGTGCTGTTCCTGTGCACGGGCAATTCCGCTCGCTCGATCTTGGGCGAAGCTATCCTCAACCATGACGGCGAAGGCCGATTCAAAGCCTACAGCGCCGGGAGCAATCCAACTGGCACCGTCAACCCTTGGGCGATCCACACGCTCAAGGCTTTGGGCTATCCGGCAGACGGCTATTCCTCAAAGAGTTGGAGCGACTTTGCTCATGGGCCAGAGTTCGATCTGATCTTTACCGTCTGCGACAGCGCAGCGGCGGAGACGTGTCCGATTTGGCCTGGGCGTCCGACCTCGGCACACTGGGGTATTCCCGATCCGGCGGCGGCAGAGGGCAGCGATGCTGAGAAAGCAGCGGCCTTCCTCGATGCCTTTCGCATGCTCAAGCGGCGCATCGACCTGATGCTGGCGCTCCCGATTGCCAGCCTTGAGCAAATTGCCCTGCGCGAAAGGCTGCAGGCCATCGGAAAGGACGCTGACAAGCAATGA
- the arsB gene encoding ACR3 family arsenite efflux transporter yields the protein MTSATADLDARAAGLGLFEKWLSVWVGAAILAGITLGNAGPELFASLAAIEYASVNLVVAVLIWAMIFPMMVSVDFGAVRRVGDKPKGLIITLVVNWLIKPFTMAALGVLFFEIVFADLIAPADAQEYIAGLILLGAAPCTAMVFVWSQLTKGDPAYTLVQVAANDLIMIFAFAPIVALLLGVTDISVPWETLLLSVVLYVVVPLVAGAFIRRRLLATHGGDEAAVSDFTGGIKPLSILGLLLTVLLLFGFQAETIVARPLLIALIAAPIIVQSYGIFLVAYGWAKAWKVPHAVAAPCALIGTSNFFELAVAVAIGLFGLGSGAALATVVGVLVEVPVMLSLVAIANRTRGSFPAN from the coding sequence ATGACCTCTGCAACTGCTGACTTGGATGCCCGCGCAGCGGGTTTGGGCCTGTTCGAGAAATGGCTCTCGGTATGGGTCGGCGCTGCGATCCTCGCTGGAATTACGCTTGGCAATGCCGGGCCAGAGTTGTTCGCGTCGCTAGCGGCTATCGAATACGCCTCGGTCAACCTCGTCGTCGCGGTGCTGATCTGGGCGATGATATTCCCGATGATGGTCTCAGTCGATTTCGGCGCGGTGCGTCGCGTCGGTGACAAGCCAAAGGGCCTGATCATCACGCTGGTAGTGAACTGGCTCATCAAGCCTTTTACGATGGCTGCACTTGGCGTGCTGTTCTTCGAGATCGTTTTTGCCGACTTGATCGCGCCCGCCGACGCGCAGGAATATATCGCAGGACTGATCCTGCTGGGTGCGGCCCCTTGCACCGCGATGGTGTTCGTATGGTCGCAGCTCACCAAGGGCGATCCGGCCTATACGCTGGTGCAAGTCGCAGCGAACGACCTTATCATGATCTTTGCTTTCGCGCCCATCGTGGCGCTGCTGCTCGGTGTGACCGACATATCGGTGCCTTGGGAAACGCTGCTGCTCTCGGTCGTACTCTATGTGGTCGTGCCGCTCGTAGCGGGGGCATTCATACGCCGCCGACTGCTCGCGACGCATGGCGGTGATGAAGCTGCGGTTTCTGATTTCACCGGAGGCATAAAGCCGCTCTCGATCCTCGGCTTGTTGCTGACGGTGCTGCTGCTGTTCGGCTTTCAGGCCGAGACTATTGTCGCGCGCCCCCTACTGATCGCGCTGATCGCCGCGCCGATCATCGTGCAGAGTTATGGCATTTTTCTCGTCGCCTATGGCTGGGCCAAGGCGTGGAAAGTGCCGCACGCGGTCGCAGCACCCTGCGCGCTGATCGGCACATCCAACTTCTTCGAACTGGCGGTGGCGGTTGCCATCGGTCTGTTCGGATTGGGCAGTGGCGCTGCGCTTGCTACGGTCGTCGGTGTACTGGTCGAAGTGCCCGTCATGCTGTCGCTGGTCGCGATTGCAAACCGAACGCGTGGCAGCTTCCCAGCCAATTAA